In a genomic window of Balaenoptera ricei isolate mBalRic1 chromosome 3, mBalRic1.hap2, whole genome shotgun sequence:
- the GCNT4 gene encoding beta-1,3-galactosyl-O-glycosyl-glycoprotein beta-1,6-N-acetylglucosaminyltransferase 4, translating to MKTFKCCFKHHLKQKVFILFLTLWLFSLLKLLNVKRLLFPERGIYLVEYSLSTSPFVKNRYTHVKNEIAYEINCSGVYEQEPLEIGKSLEVRRRTIIDLNDDDVVAMTSDCDIYQALRSYHEKLVSREEKSFPIAYSLVVHKDAVMVERLIHAIYNQHNIYCIHYDRKSSDTFKVAMNNLAKCFSNIFIASKLEIVQYAHISRLQADLNCLSDLLKSSVQWKYVINLCGQDFPLKSNFELVSELKKLNGSNMLETVKPPNTKMERFTYHHELRQVPYEYVKLPVRTNISKEAPPHNIEIFVGSAYFVLSRAFVKYVLNNSLVKDFFAWSKDTYSPDEHFWATLIRVPGIPGGISRTAQDVSDLQSKTRLVKWNYLEGLFYPSCTGSHLRSVCIYGAAELRWLMKDGHWFANKFDSKVDPVLIKCLAEKLEEQQREWITLSSEKLFMAKTATTTL from the coding sequence ATGAAGACATTCAAATGTTGTTTTAAACACCACCTAAAGCAGAAAGTTTTCATCCTGTTTCTAACCCTATGGCTGTTCTCCTTGTTGAAGCTTCTAAATGTGAAACGCCTCCTCTTCCCTGAAAGAGGCATTTACTTGGTTGAGTACTCCCTAAGTACCTCGCCTTTTGTAAAGAACAGATATACCCATGTTAAGAATGAAATCGCGTATGAGATTAACTGTTCAGGTGTCTATGAACAGGAGCCTTTGGAAATTGGCAAGAGTCTGGAAGTAAGAAGAAGAACCATCATTGACTTGAATGATGATGATGTCGTGGCAATGACCAGTGATTGTGACATTTATCAGGCCCTACGAAGCTACCATGAAAAGCTTGTTTCAAGGGAGGAGAAAAGCTTCCCAATAGCCTATTCTTTGGTTGTTCACAAAGATGCAGTTATGGTTGAAAGGCTAATCCATGCTATATACAACCAGCACAATATTTACTGCATCCATTATGACCGTAAATCATCTGATACCTTCAAAGTTGCCATGAACAATTTagctaagtgcttctccaatattttcattgcttccaaattaGAGATTGTACAATATGCACACATTTCCAGACTCCAGGCTGATTTAAATTGCTTGTCAGACCTTCTCAAGTCTTCAGTTCAGTGGAAATATGTTATCAACCTGTGTGGGCAGGATTTTCCTTTGAAATCAAACTTTGAATTAGTGTCAGAGTTGAAGAAACTCAATGGATCAAATATGTTAGAGACAGTGAAACCCCCTAACACTAAGATGGAAAGATTCACTTATCACCATGAACTCAGACAGGTGCCTTATGAATATGTGAAACTACCAGTGAGGACAAACATCTCCAAGGAAGCCCCCCCTCATAACATCGAGATATTTGTTGGCAgtgcttattttgttttaagtCGAGCATTTGTTAAATATGTTCTCAACAACTCCCTCGTTAAAGACTTTTTTGCCTGGTCTAAAGATACATACTCGCCTGATGAGCACTTTTGGGCTACCTTAATTCGGGTACCAGGAATCCCCGGGGGGATTTCTAGGACAGCCCAGGATGTGTCTGACCTACAGAGTAAGACCCGCCTGGTCAAATGGAATTATCTAGAAGGCCTTTTCTATCCCAGTTGTACTGGCTCTCACCTCCGAAGTGTGTGTATCTATGGAGCAGCAGAACTAAGGTGGCTTATGAAAGATGGACATTGGTTTGCTAATAAATTTGATTCTAAGGTGGACCCTGTCTTGATTAAATGCTTGGCGGAAAAGCTTGAAGAACAGCAGAGAGAGTGGATCACTTTATCTTCAGAAAAGTTATTTATGGCTAAAACAGCCACAACCACATTATGA